One window of the Pedobacter ginsengisoli genome contains the following:
- a CDS encoding sugar porter family MFS transporter, with translation MNNSYKTYLGLITLVASLGGLLFGFDMAVISGVLPFVEKQFNLTPLQEGWFVSSALVGCIVGVSFSGDLSDRLGRKKLLFLSAVLFLFSAMGCSLVSSLNWLIASRLVGGIGVGIASIVVPLYLSEISPAAIRGRLVTFYQLAITAGILMAYITNSLLLNYSEHHTAMSGIIDLVYIKEIWRGMFSIGGLLALLFLIGLFFVPESPRWLIRKGRSMEGLAILKKINNGKVEAIEAALTGEKHDESGSYKELLSPKLRKAMLLGILLPLFSQFSGINAIIYYGPSILNDAGIALSNSFLGQIIFGVANMIFTLIAIWKVDDWGRRPLYLIGTVGATISLLVTGFMFYLGLTTSIFLIISVTLFLACFAFSIGPLKFVVASEIFPTNIRGKALGVSIMVMWVADTIMGQLTPILLKQAGTPATFWVFAFFCLIAFFVVYKLLPETKGKSLEEIESFWDEKRS, from the coding sequence ATGAACAACAGTTATAAAACCTATCTGGGCTTAATAACCCTGGTCGCATCTTTAGGAGGGCTACTTTTTGGCTTTGATATGGCGGTAATATCAGGAGTATTACCATTTGTAGAGAAGCAATTTAATTTAACCCCTTTACAAGAAGGATGGTTTGTATCGTCGGCATTGGTGGGTTGTATTGTTGGAGTTTCATTTTCCGGAGATTTAAGTGATAGGCTGGGGCGTAAAAAATTACTATTCCTTTCAGCCGTTTTGTTTCTTTTTTCGGCAATGGGCTGTTCTTTAGTAAGCTCTCTTAATTGGTTAATCGCCTCCAGGTTAGTAGGTGGTATTGGCGTTGGTATAGCATCTATTGTAGTACCATTATATCTTTCAGAAATATCGCCGGCAGCTATCAGAGGCAGATTGGTAACCTTTTATCAGCTGGCTATAACTGCAGGGATTTTAATGGCTTACATAACCAACTCATTGTTATTGAATTATTCGGAACACCACACTGCAATGTCAGGAATAATTGATCTTGTTTACATCAAAGAAATTTGGCGTGGTATGTTTAGTATAGGTGGTTTGCTTGCCTTACTGTTCTTAATAGGACTGTTTTTTGTGCCCGAAAGCCCACGCTGGCTAATAAGAAAAGGACGTAGTATGGAAGGGTTGGCCATTTTAAAAAAGATCAATAATGGAAAAGTAGAAGCTATAGAAGCAGCCTTAACGGGTGAGAAACATGACGAAAGTGGCTCTTATAAAGAATTACTATCACCTAAATTAAGAAAGGCCATGCTGCTCGGTATTTTACTGCCCTTGTTTTCACAATTTAGCGGTATCAATGCCATCATTTATTACGGTCCTTCCATCTTAAATGATGCCGGAATTGCATTAAGCAACTCATTTCTGGGGCAAATCATATTTGGTGTAGCCAACATGATATTTACCTTAATTGCCATTTGGAAAGTTGATGATTGGGGCCGACGACCGCTTTATCTGATCGGTACCGTTGGAGCAACCATAAGCTTATTAGTTACAGGTTTTATGTTTTACCTGGGTCTTACAACAAGTATATTCTTAATTATTAGCGTTACACTTTTTCTGGCCTGTTTTGCATTTTCAATAGGGCCATTAAAATTTGTAGTCGCGTCAGAGATATTTCCAACAAACATCAGAGGTAAGGCTTTGGGCGTTAGTATAATGGTGATGTGGGTGGCCGATACCATAATGGGGCAGCTTACACCAATACTATTAAAACAGGCCGGTACGCCGGCAACCTTCTGGGTATTTGCCTTTTTCTGTTTAATAGCCTTTTTTGTTGTATACAAGCTACTGCCAGAAACTAAGGGAAAATCATTAGAAGAAATTGAATCATTTTGGGATGAGAAAAGATCTTAA
- a CDS encoding GntR family transcriptional regulator, which produces MKLTLNHKSPVPLHIQAEELLRKMIADPQFQNGKLLPNEIDLANQLAISRTTLRQALNKLVYEGLLIRKKGVGTKVADAMISSKSVNWLSFSQEMKARGIPIRNFELHVSWIYPEETVANFFNIKTDQKILKLERLRGRPEGPFVYFVSYFHPRTGLTGEEDFKRPLYDILEADYNIISELSKEEISAKAADKFIASKLETEPGSPILFRKRYVFDQADRPIEYNLGYYKADSFVYTVESRRSS; this is translated from the coding sequence ATGAAATTAACACTCAACCATAAAAGCCCGGTTCCTCTGCACATACAGGCAGAAGAGTTGTTACGTAAAATGATAGCCGATCCTCAATTTCAAAATGGCAAACTATTGCCAAATGAAATTGACCTTGCCAATCAGCTGGCTATTTCGCGCACTACGCTTCGTCAGGCATTAAATAAACTGGTTTATGAAGGATTATTAATTCGTAAAAAAGGTGTTGGCACCAAAGTAGCAGACGCCATGATTAGCTCTAAATCTGTAAACTGGCTAAGCTTTTCTCAAGAGATGAAAGCTAGAGGTATTCCTATCAGAAACTTTGAACTGCATGTAAGCTGGATTTATCCGGAAGAAACAGTTGCAAACTTTTTTAATATCAAAACTGATCAGAAGATTTTAAAGCTAGAACGTTTAAGAGGACGACCAGAAGGTCCATTTGTATACTTTGTTTCTTACTTTCATCCCCGCACAGGATTAACTGGCGAGGAAGATTTTAAAAGGCCCCTTTATGATATACTGGAAGCAGATTACAATATCATTTCTGAATTATCTAAGGAAGAGATCAGCGCAAAGGCTGCTGATAAATTCATTGCCTCTAAACTGGAAACAGAACCTGGCAGCCCTATACTATTCCGCAAACGGTATGTTTTTGATCAGGCAGATCGCCCGATTGAATACAATCTGGGTTACTATAAGGCCGACAGCTTTGTTTATACTGTAGAAAGCAGAAGGAGCTCTTAA
- a CDS encoding class I mannose-6-phosphate isomerase has translation MSEEKWRNSMQPLLQQHIYENSTEKNDYNPIPYHKLGKGKIHNGFGTLVAWIIEQKNVLIDGYGGIFFNDIQQEVQKKLEENGFSVKWHHTTDYFKSEDEVTEMVKPFLGGEEDVWGFRTELGLKDFFNLDEFLALKKDDQADINIVIGIGAGLLNWDAPVVYFDIPKNEIQYRMRAGSISNLGSTAPNKAFKMYKRFYFVDWVVLNQHRTEILEKVAIVADGQRVGRPNWLFKADLTEGLNKLSHSVLRARPWFESGSWGGQWIKDHLNGLNTKEVNYAWSFELITPENGVVLESDGNLLEISFDLLMTIEYKAILGKHADQFGSYFPIRFDFLDTFKGGNLSIQCHPSKSYIREKFGETITQDETYYILDCEPGAKVYLGFQEDIEPQEFRKALETSQLKKQEILVEKYVRSFPSRKHELFLIPNGTVHSSGVNNMVLEISATPYIFTFKMYDWLALDLNGQPRPINIEHAFNNLKFERKGEQVPKELIAKQVLFDRGADWEILHLPTHQEHFYDVHRIEFDTELVIETEDRCHVLMLVEGTSISVEIEENETNTFHYAETFIIPAATKKYRLINHGQGRAKVIKAFLKHDIEI, from the coding sequence ATGAGCGAAGAAAAATGGAGAAATAGTATGCAGCCTTTGTTGCAGCAACATATATATGAAAACTCCACAGAAAAGAATGATTACAACCCAATACCTTATCACAAATTAGGGAAAGGTAAAATACACAATGGCTTTGGCACATTGGTGGCATGGATTATCGAACAGAAAAATGTACTTATAGACGGATATGGCGGTATATTTTTTAACGACATTCAGCAGGAAGTTCAAAAGAAGCTTGAAGAAAATGGTTTTTCTGTAAAATGGCACCATACAACAGACTACTTTAAAAGTGAGGATGAGGTAACAGAAATGGTTAAGCCATTTTTGGGTGGTGAAGAAGATGTGTGGGGTTTTAGAACTGAACTTGGTTTAAAAGATTTCTTTAATCTGGATGAGTTTTTAGCTCTAAAAAAAGACGATCAGGCAGATATTAATATCGTAATTGGTATTGGTGCCGGCTTACTCAATTGGGATGCTCCGGTTGTGTATTTTGATATTCCCAAAAATGAAATACAATACCGCATGCGGGCCGGATCAATTAGTAATCTTGGAAGCACTGCTCCCAACAAGGCATTTAAAATGTACAAGCGGTTCTATTTTGTTGATTGGGTAGTACTAAATCAGCATAGAACAGAAATACTTGAAAAAGTTGCTATAGTTGCCGATGGGCAAAGAGTGGGCAGGCCTAACTGGTTGTTTAAAGCCGACCTTACAGAAGGATTGAATAAACTTAGCCATTCTGTTTTGCGTGCCAGGCCGTGGTTTGAAAGCGGATCGTGGGGCGGACAGTGGATTAAAGACCATCTTAATGGCCTGAACACTAAAGAAGTTAATTATGCATGGTCATTTGAGTTAATTACACCAGAGAACGGTGTTGTGTTAGAGAGTGATGGGAATTTACTCGAAATCTCATTTGATCTTTTAATGACTATTGAATATAAAGCCATATTAGGAAAACATGCTGATCAGTTTGGCAGCTATTTCCCAATCAGGTTCGATTTTTTGGATACCTTTAAAGGAGGTAACCTGTCCATCCAGTGTCATCCATCTAAATCTTACATCAGAGAGAAATTTGGTGAAACCATTACTCAGGATGAAACCTACTATATTTTAGATTGCGAACCAGGAGCAAAAGTTTACCTGGGTTTTCAGGAAGATATAGAGCCTCAGGAGTTCAGAAAAGCCTTAGAAACTAGTCAGCTTAAAAAACAAGAGATTTTAGTTGAAAAATATGTGCGCAGTTTTCCTTCGCGTAAGCACGAATTATTTTTAATCCCTAATGGTACTGTGCACAGTTCCGGGGTAAACAATATGGTGCTCGAAATTAGTGCAACTCCATATATTTTTACCTTTAAAATGTACGATTGGTTAGCTCTGGACCTTAATGGGCAACCAAGGCCAATTAACATAGAGCACGCTTTCAATAATTTAAAATTCGAAAGAAAAGGAGAGCAGGTACCAAAAGAATTAATTGCTAAACAGGTATTGTTTGATCGGGGGGCTGATTGGGAAATATTGCATTTGCCAACGCATCAGGAACATTTTTACGATGTTCACCGTATAGAGTTCGATACAGAACTTGTTATTGAAACAGAAGACAGATGCCACGTATTGATGCTTGTAGAGGGGACTTCTATTTCGGTAGAAATTGAAGAAAATGAAACCAATACATTCCATTATGCCGAAACATTTATTATTCCTGCAGCTACCAAAAAATATAGACTAATAAACCATGGGCAAGGCAGGGCCAAAGTAATTAAAGCCTTTCTTAAACATGATATAGAAATATAA
- a CDS encoding GH92 family glycosyl hydrolase, producing MRKDLNIVLAAFVAVGVLSSCKVKKESVLKYVNSGIGTAHSRWFFFTPAALPHGMAKLAPSTNGHYGNKSGWEAVGYDTRHSSIEGFVHFHEWQIGGVSFMPANGPLKVKPGDLEGKEDGYRSHFDHKNEIAEPGYYKVLLDDYNITAELTATEHVGFHRYTFPENDQSRVILDIGNKQGESDEVRDASVRMIDDTHFEGFVTTYPKYIKTYDPKGQITMYFWGETSQKPTSVGSFNTQGVNKNSASAKGKGAGLFLEYNTANKAVVEMKVGLSYTSTENAKKNFEAEATGVSFSQAKVNAQKVWERELGKIYVEGANEGNKVKFYTGLFHGLLGRGTASDVSGTFPQFGGTIGQMPLDEKGKPKYNFYNTDAIWGAFWNLTQLWALAYPNRYQDFVQTHLEVYKHRGWFGDGIANGQFASGVGTNFIGLTIAAAYNLGIRDYDVDLAYKAVRANDLEWKNRIEGSGKMDTKQFVERGFVPFEQKETDSLASNFSASHTLEYSFSAFAAAQMAKALGKNQDYQALINKSNGWKLLFNPENKLIQPKKANGSFIDKFDPYQPWRGFQEGNSFQYTFYIPQNPAGLIAKMGKTQFNARLDSIFTIAQKSSFGGGKEIDAFAGVKSIYNHGNQPNLHVSWLFNFSGKPWLTQKWTRAICDEFYGKETIHGYGYGQDEDQGQLGSWYVMSALGLFDVKGFTDLRPIIELGSPLFEKVTITLGSKKSLIIEARNTSAQNVYVQSAVFNGKPLNNCWLYRDELMKGGKMVLIMGAKPNEQWGVDIPPPSDQ from the coding sequence ATGAGAAAAGATCTTAACATCGTACTGGCAGCTTTTGTAGCTGTTGGCGTATTGTCTTCTTGCAAGGTTAAGAAAGAGAGCGTATTAAAATATGTGAATTCGGGTATTGGTACAGCTCATAGTCGCTGGTTCTTTTTTACCCCGGCAGCCTTACCTCATGGTATGGCAAAACTTGCGCCATCAACCAATGGCCATTACGGCAATAAATCAGGTTGGGAAGCAGTAGGTTACGATACCCGGCACTCCTCTATAGAAGGCTTTGTTCATTTCCATGAATGGCAAATTGGAGGAGTTTCATTTATGCCTGCCAATGGGCCTTTAAAAGTGAAGCCCGGCGATTTAGAAGGCAAGGAGGATGGTTATCGTTCTCATTTCGATCATAAAAATGAAATAGCTGAACCTGGTTATTATAAAGTGCTGCTAGATGATTATAACATAACTGCAGAACTTACAGCAACAGAACATGTTGGTTTTCATAGATATACATTTCCTGAAAATGATCAGTCGAGAGTTATTCTTGATATCGGAAATAAACAGGGCGAAAGCGATGAGGTAAGGGATGCTTCAGTGCGTATGATTGACGATACTCATTTTGAAGGCTTTGTAACCACATACCCCAAATACATTAAAACTTACGATCCGAAAGGTCAGATCACCATGTATTTCTGGGGCGAAACAAGTCAAAAGCCCACAAGCGTTGGTTCATTTAATACCCAGGGAGTTAATAAAAATAGTGCATCGGCAAAAGGCAAAGGAGCGGGTTTGTTTTTGGAGTACAACACAGCAAATAAGGCTGTTGTAGAAATGAAAGTTGGGTTGTCTTATACCTCAACAGAAAATGCTAAAAAGAACTTTGAAGCCGAAGCAACAGGCGTTTCATTTAGTCAGGCTAAGGTAAATGCACAAAAAGTGTGGGAGCGGGAATTGGGTAAAATTTATGTTGAAGGAGCCAATGAAGGTAATAAAGTAAAGTTCTATACGGGTTTGTTTCATGGGTTGTTGGGCAGAGGAACTGCAAGCGACGTAAGTGGAACATTTCCCCAATTTGGTGGAACAATAGGCCAGATGCCGCTGGATGAAAAAGGAAAACCCAAATATAATTTCTATAATACAGATGCCATATGGGGTGCTTTTTGGAACCTTACCCAACTGTGGGCACTTGCTTATCCCAACAGATACCAGGATTTTGTACAAACCCATTTAGAGGTTTACAAACACAGAGGCTGGTTTGGCGATGGCATTGCCAACGGTCAGTTTGCATCTGGTGTAGGAACAAATTTTATAGGATTAACCATTGCTGCTGCTTATAATTTAGGAATCAGAGATTACGATGTAGATTTAGCTTATAAGGCTGTAAGGGCAAATGATCTTGAATGGAAAAACAGAATTGAGGGCTCAGGTAAAATGGATACCAAGCAATTTGTTGAACGTGGATTTGTGCCCTTTGAACAAAAGGAAACTGATTCTTTAGCGTCTAATTTTTCGGCCTCGCATACGCTTGAATATAGTTTCAGTGCTTTTGCTGCGGCACAAATGGCCAAAGCTTTAGGTAAAAACCAAGACTATCAGGCATTGATTAACAAATCGAATGGATGGAAACTGCTTTTCAACCCTGAAAACAAATTAATACAGCCTAAAAAAGCTAACGGCTCATTTATAGATAAATTTGATCCTTACCAGCCATGGCGAGGTTTTCAGGAAGGTAACTCTTTTCAATATACTTTTTATATACCCCAAAATCCTGCTGGTTTAATAGCTAAAATGGGTAAAACCCAATTTAATGCCCGTTTAGATAGCATCTTTACCATTGCTCAAAAAAGCAGTTTTGGTGGTGGCAAAGAAATAGATGCCTTTGCAGGCGTAAAGTCAATTTATAACCATGGTAACCAGCCTAATTTACATGTTAGCTGGCTGTTTAATTTCTCTGGCAAGCCTTGGCTTACCCAAAAATGGACAAGAGCCATTTGCGACGAGTTTTATGGTAAAGAAACCATTCATGGTTATGGCTACGGGCAAGATGAAGATCAGGGGCAATTAGGTTCGTGGTATGTGATGTCGGCTTTAGGTTTGTTTGATGTAAAGGGCTTTACCGATCTCAGACCTATAATTGAATTGGGCAGTCCGCTTTTCGAAAAAGTAACAATTACCTTGGGAAGCAAAAAGAGTTTAATTATTGAAGCCAGGAATACATCAGCACAAAATGTTTATGTGCAATCGGCAGTATTTAATGGTAAGCCACTAAATAATTGTTGGCTGTACAGAGATGAGCTGATGAAAGGTGGCAAGATGGTATTGATAATGGGAGCAAAGCCAAATGAACAATGGGGGGTAGATATACCACCCCCATCAGATCAGTAA
- a CDS encoding GH92 family glycosyl hydrolase encodes MKYQIFKTLVILLTFSVSVHAQQKEPVDYVDPFIGTSNSRWMLFPGVTRPNGMVKLSPDNQRGVWQGGYEYSIGSIHGFSHLHGWTMAGLLTMPANGDLTLSAGLPDDPFKGAGAGYHSRFRHEDEKASPGYYSVFLLDPKVKAELTSTERVGYQRYTFQKDSTNRVMVSLSIPAEYGYDLTDAVITKVSSSEIQGYAKSASANFNNYTLHFVMQFSKPFQKFHGWVNGKEIGNYNEVKGSKDVGAYLTFPTLKEEQVIIRTGISFVSTDQARNNLETESSGFDWDFDKLVKENRTIWNNILKTIEVSGGTETDQVKFYTNFYRCFTGKMIMSDNNGKYMDACENEQQLSGKRKAMIGGDAYWNTFWNLNLLWTLTAPDVVSEVVDTQLEMYEKTGWLSKGPAGIEYSGIMEGSHEMALITSAYLKGIVKKDADIAFKAMKKNVEVEPEGLCGGYPGNPKISDYAKFGYVPLEKGAASKTLDYAYDDWCVAQMAKFLKKEKDYKFFMKRSENWRNVFDPITKYVKPRKQDGTFDPDFDLFSVKHFVEGNSWQYSLYVPHNIPGLVKLVNKDDFLKRITTGFEKSEPAKFAAHALDRTEGQSAEYYINHGNEVNMQAAYLFNYAGKPSLTQYYTRKLLNTFYDDSPYVGWNGDEDEGQMGAWFVTSSIGLFEMNGGTSPDLRIDLTSPIFNEIRIKLNSSYYQGKEFVIKAHSNSVQNIYIQSAKLNGVLLKENYISFKDIVKGGLLELNMASKPN; translated from the coding sequence ATGAAGTATCAAATTTTTAAAACATTAGTTATACTACTTACTTTTTCTGTATCGGTACATGCACAACAGAAAGAGCCTGTTGATTATGTGGATCCATTTATTGGAACTTCTAATTCCAGATGGATGCTTTTTCCAGGTGTTACCAGGCCAAATGGAATGGTTAAATTAAGTCCCGATAACCAGCGCGGAGTATGGCAAGGAGGTTATGAATATTCAATAGGAAGCATACATGGTTTTAGCCATTTACATGGATGGACAATGGCCGGATTGCTAACCATGCCTGCCAATGGCGACTTAACGCTAAGTGCAGGCTTACCAGATGATCCTTTTAAAGGTGCGGGCGCAGGCTATCATTCCCGCTTCCGGCACGAAGATGAAAAGGCATCGCCAGGCTATTACTCAGTATTTCTTTTAGATCCTAAGGTAAAGGCCGAACTTACATCTACTGAGAGGGTTGGCTACCAGCGATATACTTTTCAAAAGGATAGCACGAATAGGGTGATGGTAAGTTTAAGCATCCCTGCTGAATATGGATATGACCTTACAGATGCTGTAATCACTAAAGTAAGCAGCTCAGAAATACAAGGTTACGCGAAGTCGGCCTCCGCAAATTTTAATAACTATACACTTCATTTTGTTATGCAGTTTAGCAAACCTTTTCAAAAATTCCATGGCTGGGTTAATGGCAAAGAAATTGGTAATTACAATGAGGTAAAGGGAAGTAAGGATGTTGGTGCTTACCTAACCTTTCCAACATTAAAGGAGGAACAGGTAATCATCAGAACAGGGATTTCTTTTGTGAGCACTGATCAGGCAAGGAATAATTTGGAAACAGAATCTTCAGGATTTGACTGGGACTTTGATAAACTGGTTAAAGAAAACAGGACAATCTGGAACAATATTTTAAAAACAATAGAGGTTAGCGGAGGAACAGAAACAGATCAAGTAAAATTCTATACTAATTTTTACCGGTGTTTTACCGGTAAAATGATCATGAGCGATAATAATGGCAAGTATATGGATGCCTGCGAAAATGAGCAGCAGCTATCAGGAAAAAGAAAAGCAATGATTGGTGGAGATGCATATTGGAATACATTCTGGAACCTGAATTTGTTGTGGACATTAACTGCTCCTGATGTAGTTAGCGAAGTGGTAGATACCCAGCTTGAGATGTATGAAAAAACCGGATGGCTATCAAAAGGTCCTGCAGGTATAGAGTACTCCGGAATTATGGAGGGGTCACACGAAATGGCATTAATAACAAGTGCTTACTTAAAGGGCATTGTAAAAAAGGATGCTGATATTGCCTTTAAGGCCATGAAAAAGAATGTAGAAGTTGAGCCCGAAGGATTATGTGGTGGGTATCCTGGCAATCCAAAAATAAGCGACTATGCAAAATTTGGTTATGTTCCTTTAGAAAAAGGTGCTGCCTCTAAAACCCTAGATTATGCTTACGATGATTGGTGTGTAGCTCAAATGGCAAAGTTTCTGAAAAAGGAAAAGGATTACAAGTTTTTTATGAAGCGGTCAGAGAACTGGAGAAACGTGTTTGATCCAATTACTAAATATGTAAAACCTAGAAAACAAGATGGTACTTTCGATCCTGATTTTGATCTTTTTTCAGTAAAGCATTTTGTAGAAGGAAATTCCTGGCAATACTCTTTATATGTGCCCCATAATATCCCAGGTTTAGTAAAACTGGTTAATAAAGATGATTTCCTTAAAAGGATAACAACCGGATTTGAAAAATCTGAACCTGCAAAATTTGCTGCCCATGCACTGGACCGTACTGAAGGTCAGTCTGCCGAATATTACATTAACCACGGGAACGAGGTTAACATGCAAGCTGCCTACTTGTTTAATTATGCCGGTAAACCCAGCCTTACACAATATTATACCAGGAAATTGCTAAACACATTTTACGATGATTCTCCGTATGTTGGCTGGAATGGCGACGAGGATGAGGGACAGATGGGAGCCTGGTTTGTTACAAGCTCTATTGGTCTTTTTGAAATGAATGGTGGCACATCGCCAGATTTAAGAATAGACCTTACCAGCCCCATATTTAATGAAATAAGGATCAAGCTAAACTCCAGCTATTATCAGGGAAAAGAGTTTGTAATTAAAGCGCATAGCAATTCAGTACAGAATATTTATATCCAGTCTGCAAAACTTAATGGAGTCCTGTTAAAAGAGAACTACATTAGTTTTAAAGATATAGTTAAAGGAGGATTACTTGAATTAAATATGGCTTCTAAGCCAAATTAA
- a CDS encoding metallophosphoesterase family protein, with amino-acid sequence MSDRRIFLKGSLASILLAGLSKSVLALAPKMHTSLPMGAKAKLRFAIASDGHYGQPDTEYKKDHENLVQWINEAHDANPLDFVIINGDLVHDQPELLTEVKKNYFDKFKVPFYAIPGNHDHADASIWKSVFGYEDNYSFKKNDVGFILANTSDTKGKYICPDNDFLKRELEKFKDLKTVLIVLHIPPHFWIPESPFVDCPETISLLHSYDNVKAVFHGHDHSLDAVFYTNKLPHFFDAHFGGNWGTQYKGYRIVEVNEAGKLTTYQVNASKNPILNTTTF; translated from the coding sequence ATGTCAGACAGAAGAATTTTCCTTAAAGGCAGCCTTGCAAGTATATTACTAGCAGGCCTTTCAAAGAGTGTTTTGGCCTTAGCGCCAAAAATGCATACCAGTTTACCTATGGGTGCAAAGGCAAAACTGCGCTTTGCCATTGCATCAGACGGTCATTACGGACAGCCTGACACGGAGTATAAAAAAGACCACGAAAACCTTGTTCAATGGATTAATGAGGCACATGATGCTAATCCACTTGATTTTGTAATCATTAATGGCGATTTGGTTCATGACCAGCCTGAGCTACTTACTGAAGTAAAAAAGAATTACTTTGATAAGTTCAAAGTTCCATTCTATGCTATACCGGGCAACCATGATCATGCCGATGCTTCCATTTGGAAATCTGTTTTTGGTTATGAAGACAATTACTCATTTAAAAAGAATGATGTTGGTTTTATCCTTGCCAATACATCAGATACAAAAGGAAAATACATATGCCCCGACAATGATTTTTTAAAACGAGAGCTGGAAAAATTTAAAGACTTAAAAACAGTACTGATAGTTTTACATATACCTCCACATTTTTGGATACCAGAAAGCCCCTTTGTTGATTGTCCCGAAACAATAAGCCTGTTGCATAGCTACGATAATGTAAAGGCCGTTTTTCATGGGCACGACCATAGCCTGGATGCTGTATTTTACACCAACAAATTGCCTCATTTTTTTGATGCACATTTTGGTGGTAATTGGGGCACGCAATACAAAGGATATAGAATTGTTGAGGTTAACGAGGCAGGTAAATTAACTACCTACCAGGTCAATGCAAGCAAAAATCCGATACTCAATACCACTACATTTTAA
- a CDS encoding metallophosphoesterase family protein: MDRKEFLKTTGLAGGTLLFARYPELNPADKKIRIGMITDLHHDIMHDGIDRLSAFIKEMNAEKPDFIIQGGDFCLPKQANAPLLDVWNQFKGDKYHVIGNHDNDGGYTRDQVVEFWKANAKYYSFDKNGFHFVVLDGNEHNESPDRPKGYARYISQVQLEWLKKDLDATSFPTVIFCHQGIDNDSGGLENGTLLRYTFEQANEKAGRQKVILVISGHHHQDYYNHINDIHYVQINSASYSWLGDDYKEIRYSAEIDKAKPYIKYTAPYKDPLWAMIEIEHNGKIKVKGKKSVFVGSSPEKLGVKMETYIYPIVPFISDRKLG, translated from the coding sequence ATGGACAGAAAAGAATTTTTAAAAACAACAGGGCTGGCCGGTGGTACATTGCTTTTTGCCCGATACCCTGAATTAAATCCAGCAGATAAAAAAATCAGGATTGGAATGATCACTGATCTTCATCATGATATTATGCACGATGGAATTGATCGTTTGTCGGCATTTATCAAAGAAATGAATGCAGAAAAACCAGACTTTATTATACAAGGAGGCGATTTTTGTCTCCCTAAGCAAGCCAATGCTCCATTGTTAGACGTTTGGAACCAATTTAAAGGCGATAAATACCATGTTATTGGTAATCATGATAACGATGGTGGGTATACACGCGATCAGGTAGTTGAATTCTGGAAAGCCAATGCCAAGTATTATTCATTTGATAAAAATGGCTTTCATTTCGTAGTATTGGATGGAAATGAACACAATGAAAGCCCGGATCGTCCGAAAGGATATGCAAGATATATTTCTCAGGTACAATTAGAATGGTTGAAAAAAGATTTGGATGCAACTTCTTTTCCAACTGTTATCTTTTGCCATCAGGGAATAGACAATGATTCAGGTGGATTGGAAAATGGTACTTTGCTGCGTTATACTTTTGAGCAGGCCAACGAGAAAGCGGGCCGACAAAAAGTTATTCTGGTGATTAGTGGTCACCATCATCAGGACTATTACAATCATATTAATGATATCCATTACGTGCAGATCAATAGTGCATCTTACAGCTGGTTGGGCGATGATTATAAAGAGATTAGGTATTCTGCAGAGATTGATAAGGCTAAGCCTTACATCAAATATACAGCGCCATATAAAGATCCATTATGGGCAATGATTGAAATAGAACATAATGGCAAAATTAAAGTAAAAGGTAAAAAGTCTGTTTTTGTAGGTTCATCTCCGGAGAAACTGGGTGTAAAAATGGAGACTTACATTTATCCGATTGTGCCATTTATATCTGACAGGAAGTTAGGGTAA